In Spirochaetota bacterium, the following are encoded in one genomic region:
- a CDS encoding hybrid sensor histidine kinase/response regulator, with translation MENQTRILLIDDEEIVLKSSTRILRSTDYMIATAGSGIEGLDKARAQKFDIVITDLKMPQLGGMEILKTLKKEQPDVTVIIFTGYATVETAREALKNGAFDYIPKPFTPDELREVVKNAIASRTNSSEAKMLDLMSIVSHELKSPISVVHTTAETLYKGYFGKLDQGQEKTIETILRNCQYLEDIIRNYLDLSKMEIDNIESFAQQVNLVDEIVLPIVEIPEHHSNMKAMPIMTDFRVKPVISGDPNLLKIVVTNLVNNAIKYGIAGTPIKIELSETADSYVLSVYNEGVGISKEDIEQRLFQRFARLKQKGTEGVKGSGLGLYICRTIVEKHNGRIWVESEVGKWVRFLISLPKKA, from the coding sequence ATGGAAAACCAGACCAGGATTCTGCTTATCGATGACGAAGAAATCGTGCTTAAGAGCTCGACCCGCATACTGCGCAGCACCGACTACATGATAGCCACCGCCGGATCGGGGATCGAGGGGCTCGATAAGGCCCGGGCGCAGAAATTCGACATTGTCATCACCGATCTGAAAATGCCCCAGTTGGGCGGGATGGAGATACTCAAAACCCTCAAAAAGGAGCAGCCCGACGTCACGGTGATAATCTTCACCGGTTACGCGACAGTGGAAACTGCCCGCGAAGCCCTTAAAAACGGCGCATTTGACTACATCCCGAAACCCTTCACCCCCGACGAGCTCCGGGAGGTGGTGAAAAACGCAATTGCCTCCCGGACCAACAGCTCCGAAGCGAAAATGCTCGACTTGATGTCGATCGTCTCCCACGAGCTCAAGAGCCCGATATCCGTGGTGCACACCACCGCCGAAACCCTCTACAAGGGCTACTTCGGGAAGCTGGACCAGGGACAGGAAAAGACCATCGAAACTATCCTGCGCAACTGCCAGTACCTCGAGGATATAATCCGCAATTACCTGGACCTCTCCAAGATGGAGATCGATAACATCGAATCGTTCGCGCAGCAGGTCAACCTTGTGGACGAAATCGTGCTCCCCATCGTGGAGATACCCGAGCACCACAGCAATATGAAGGCCATGCCCATAATGACGGATTTCCGGGTGAAACCCGTCATTTCAGGCGACCCCAATTTATTGAAGATCGTCGTCACCAACCTGGTTAACAACGCTATTAAATACGGAATCGCCGGAACCCCCATTAAAATCGAGCTGTCGGAAACCGCGGATTCCTACGTCCTTTCCGTCTATAACGAGGGCGTGGGCATCTCAAAGGAAGATATAGAGCAGCGCCTTTTCCAGCGGTTCGCGCGGCTCAAGCAAAAGGGCACGGAGGGCGTAAAGGGCTCGGGCCTGGGACTCTATATATGCAGAACGATAGTGGAAAAACATAACGGCAGGATCTGGGTCGAATCGGAAGTCGGCAAGTGGGTGAGGTTTCTCATTTCACTTCCAAAAAAGGCATAA
- a CDS encoding anti-sigma factor antagonist, translated as MEIDFKDLGEHKIVLVSGEVDLYNVSDLKKALFSITDGKHMSVIVDLKNVNYMDSSGIGALVAGQKKMKAHNGKFALINIHDDVLNILKLATLDKFFKIYEDEEDLL; from the coding sequence ATGGAAATAGATTTCAAAGACCTTGGCGAACATAAAATCGTGCTCGTGAGCGGAGAGGTCGATCTGTATAACGTAAGCGATCTTAAAAAGGCGTTATTCAGCATCACGGACGGGAAGCACATGAGCGTGATCGTGGATCTGAAAAATGTGAACTACATGGATTCATCCGGAATCGGGGCCCTGGTCGCCGGGCAGAAAAAAATGAAGGCGCACAACGGAAAATTCGCGCTTATAAACATACACGACGACGTGCTCAATATCCTCAAGCTTGCTACGCTGGATAAGTTTTTCAAGATCTACGAGGACGAAGAGGATCTGCTCTAG